A window of Pirellulales bacterium genomic DNA:
ATGAATTCGTGAAAGCGGGCGGCAGCGCCAAATGCCTCACGCTGCGGCTCGACGGCGAAGACGCCGCGAGCTGGCGGAATCTCTCCGCGCCGAGCGCGGCGTGAAAGCGTCGCGCGGGAGACGGACCGCACGCGCGTGCTTATTCCGCCTGCGGCGGAAAAGCATGGCACGAACCCTTCGACGCGTTGGCAAGCGGTGCCGCTGGTCGCTTGTCGACCTGTGATCGTGTCTCAGTCAGCACTGGTGGGCGAGCCACCAGTGACACCCCTAAGCTGGTCCTGAAACTGCGTCGAACGTGTCTTCAGACGTCGGTGTCGTAGACGCGCACTTGTCGCCAGGTGGGCTTGTTCGCTTCGATGAACTTCACGTGCCGCTCGTGGACCTGGTACTTATCGTGAGCCGCGCGGTCGGCGAAAATCACGTGCAAACCGACGTCGAAGAGGCGGTCGTTCACCGGACGATCCAGATCCGCAAGCGTCCCGCAGCCGAAATAGGTCACGCCGGGATGGTCGGTCAGGTATTTCTTGCACTCCGACAGCAAGTGATCGATGTTGGCTTTCGTCGGCTCTTTGAGCGTGAAATAGACGTTGTGTACGAGCAAAGATGTTTCTCCTGCTGAAAGTGAAAAGGACGCAAGCGCCGAAGGCCGCCATTCATTTGGCCGACTGCGCGGGAATATCTTTGAGACCAATTGGTCGGCCATCGAGGTGCCAGGCCGGATCGATGGCAACGCCCAGGAACGTGAGCGCCGTGACCGGCACGTCAACCAAGTACGTCGTCTCGTCCAGCGGCCCGCGCTTGGCGTCCGGGCCGCTGACGATGACGAAGCTATTGCGAATCTCGGGCACGTTATGCCCGCCGCCGTGGCCGGTTCCTTTACCGCCATGATCCGCCGTGACCAGGACGAGCCAGTCTTCTTTGTCGAAGGTTTTCCGCGCATGCACGGCGTCGACCACCATGCCGATGTAGCGGTCCGCGTTTTCGATCGCCTGGATGTAGCTCGGTACCGTCGGATGAAATCCGTCCTTGTGACCGGTTTCGTCAACCTGGCCGATGTACAGGAACAAGACCGTGGGATCAGCCTCGGTGAGGTGTTTGACGGCGGATTTGGCGGCCATCTCATCGGCGCGCACATAGTCCTTCCCAACCGGTGGATAAAGCTCGCGAACGTCGGCGGCGCTGACGATGTGCTGCTGAATCGGAATCCAACTGACGATCGACACCGTCACGGCATCCGGCCGCTTTTCCTTGAGGCGCGCGAAGAAGTGCGGATACTCTTCGTAGTGCTTGACCTTGAAATCGTTGTCCAGCACACCGTGCTTGTCGGCCCACACGCCGGTCAAAATGCTCGACCAGCCGGGGCCACTGATCGTGTCATTGCCCTGATAGCGGTCCCCCAGGATCTGGCAATCGGCATCGTAGCAGCCTTCGGCCATGAGGCGATCCAGGTGCGGCGCGTTGGCGGCCTGAATCGAGTCGAAGCGGCAACCGTCGATGCCGAGGAAGAGAACCTTTTTGGTCTTCGCGTTTGCGGCTCCCGCAGCCGGGGCCAGCACGCCGGCCATGAACGAGACAACAAGGCAGAGCGAGAAGCATCGCGGACGCATGTATAAGACCCTCGTCTAAAGCGGCGACGCCGAGCGAGTCCCTCGCGAGCGCTTCGCGCCTGGTGTGTCGCCGGCGGTGTTCGTCACCGGCGCACGATAAATGGCCGGAACGTTGAAATCAAGCGCGGGGAAATCAAGCGCGGGCTCGGGCGGCAGCACGGCGCGGCTCACGCGCCGGGGCCGGTCGAATCTTCCATCCCTTCGATGTAACGGCGCAGGCGCTCGACTTCGTCCTCGACGTGCCGAAGTCGCAACATGATTTCGACACGTTTCAACAGCTCGAGCTTGTTGACCGGTTTGCTGAGGAAATCGTCGGTGCCGGCGTTGACCGCCCGCTCGATGTCCCCCAGCTCGTTCAGTGCCGTGACCATCAGGATCATGATACCGCGAGTGGCCGGGTCGCCCTTGAGCTGCTTGCAGACCTCGAAGCCGCTCAGCTTCGGCATCATGATGTCGAGCAGAATCAGGTCGGGTTTGAAGGAAGCGACCTTATCGAGCGTGTCGCGGCCGTCAACCGCTACGGCTGTCTCGCAGTCGAGGCCGGCCAGGTAGACTTCCAGCAGCTCGACGTTCGTTGCATTGTCGTCGGCGATCAGGATGCGGCTCTTACGCGAGGCGGCCATCGAACTGGGTTTCCCTTCCACAACAAGAACGAGCGCGACGGAGCACGAGAAAGCCCGCGCGACGGCAGAGATTATAGCGATACGACGGGCGCCGCGATAATGGGTCAGCGTAGGTGCGCGACCTCAGGGCGCCTGGCAGAGAGTCGGCTCGCATGCTTATTCGCCTTTGGCGAAAAAGCACGGCGCACGGATCGTCTCGCGATAGCGACCGCTTACGCCAACAGCCCGTGTACCACTTCCGCCTTCACCAGCTCGCGCGGCTGGTTCAGGTGGTTGTAGACGATCGTCGCCGGGTCGATGCCGACCGAGTGATAGATCGTGGCCAGCAGCTCGCCCGGATGAACGGGGTTTTCCAGCGGGCCGCTGCCGGTGGCGTCGCTCTTGCCATGGACGTAGCCGCGCTTGATGCCGGCGCCTGCCATGCACGCCGTGTAGCAATACGGCCAGTGATCGCGACCGTCATCGCTGTTGGTATTACCGGAGGTGCTGACGCCGCGTTTCGGGCTGCGGCCGAATTCTCCGATCGCCAGGACCAGCGTTTCGTCGAGCAAGCCCCGCTCGTCCAGATCGGCAATCAGCGCGGAGAGCCCGCCGTCGAGCATCGGGGCGCACTGGTTCTTCATGCGACCCGACAGGCCGACGTGTACGTCGAACGAGTGGTTGTCGCTGTTGGCGACTTTCGGCCAATTGACCTCCACCACCCGCGTGCCGGCTTCGACCAGGCGGCGAGCCAAAAGCAGGCTTTGCCCGAAAGTGTTGTTGCCGTATCGCTCGCGGGTGGCGGCGGTTTCACGCCCCAAGTCGAACGCGTCGCGCGCGCGGCCCGAGATCACCAGGCTCAGGGCCTTGTCGTAATATTCATCGAGATCGTAGCGCGCCGTGGCTTGCTCGATGGCGGGCATGCCGCCGGCGATCACGTCGCGCAGCTTGGCGCGGCGCTCGAGCCGTGCCGAGGAAACCTCGGGACGTAGCTGCAAGTCGTCGACCTTGATGCGCGACATCTTGGCCATGTCCATGTCGTCGCCGGCCGGATACAGGTAATAAGGATCGAACGCGCGACCAAGGAATCCGGCCGTGCCCGCCTTGCCCACCACGTTGCTCTCCTGCAGCGGGCGGGGCATCATCACGAACGGCAGCATCGGCACGCTCGTCGGCTTCAACCGAATGATGTTCGACCCGAAGTTCGGAAAATCCTTCGGGCTGGGCGGCTCCAATTGCCCCGACGCGCTCACGCGATCGGTC
This region includes:
- a CDS encoding DUF1501 domain-containing protein: MLVIPGLAGKDTCDGVNRRELLRVGGSAMLGLSLADMFRHRSTAAEASPAAGGPGWGKAKSVIMIFLQGGPSHLDLWDPKPNVPDNVKSVFNPIDTKTPGLQVTELMPKLAQVTDKLTLIRSVSYTPNGLFNHTAAIYQMLTGYTTDRVSASGQLEPPSPKDFPNFGSNIIRLKPTSVPMLPFVMMPRPLQESNVVGKAGTAGFLGRAFDPYYLYPAGDDMDMAKMSRIKVDDLQLRPEVSSARLERRAKLRDVIAGGMPAIEQATARYDLDEYYDKALSLVISGRARDAFDLGRETAATRERYGNNTFGQSLLLARRLVEAGTRVVEVNWPKVANSDNHSFDVHVGLSGRMKNQCAPMLDGGLSALIADLDERGLLDETLVLAIGEFGRSPKRGVSTSGNTNSDDGRDHWPYCYTACMAGAGIKRGYVHGKSDATGSGPLENPVHPGELLATIYHSVGIDPATIVYNHLNQPRELVKAEVVHGLLA
- a CDS encoding response regulator, with protein sequence MAASRKSRILIADDNATNVELLEVYLAGLDCETAVAVDGRDTLDKVASFKPDLILLDIMMPKLSGFEVCKQLKGDPATRGIMILMVTALNELGDIERAVNAGTDDFLSKPVNKLELLKRVEIMLRLRHVEDEVERLRRYIEGMEDSTGPGA
- a CDS encoding Dabb family protein; the encoded protein is MLVHNVYFTLKEPTKANIDHLLSECKKYLTDHPGVTYFGCGTLADLDRPVNDRLFDVGLHVIFADRAAHDKYQVHERHVKFIEANKPTWRQVRVYDTDV
- a CDS encoding alkaline phosphatase family protein → MRPRCFSLCLVVSFMAGVLAPAAGAANAKTKKVLFLGIDGCRFDSIQAANAPHLDRLMAEGCYDADCQILGDRYQGNDTISGPGWSSILTGVWADKHGVLDNDFKVKHYEEYPHFFARLKEKRPDAVTVSIVSWIPIQQHIVSAADVRELYPPVGKDYVRADEMAAKSAVKHLTEADPTVLFLYIGQVDETGHKDGFHPTVPSYIQAIENADRYIGMVVDAVHARKTFDKEDWLVLVTADHGGKGTGHGGGHNVPEIRNSFVIVSGPDAKRGPLDETTYLVDVPVTALTFLGVAIDPAWHLDGRPIGLKDIPAQSAK